A genomic region of Candidatus Marimicrobium litorale contains the following coding sequences:
- a CDS encoding ClpXP protease specificity-enhancing factor: MNSSRPYIMRALYEWIVDNEMTPYVLVDAAIDGVVVPQQFVKDNQIVLNISPDAVVELSISNESVSFNGRFGGVATDIFAPVAAVVGIYARENGQGMVFDPEDNLTPPDDTTPTPDKPERPTLKIVK; encoded by the coding sequence ATGAATTCCAGCCGCCCCTATATCATGCGAGCGCTTTACGAGTGGATCGTAGATAATGAAATGACACCTTACGTGCTCGTTGACGCGGCTATAGACGGTGTAGTGGTGCCCCAGCAGTTTGTAAAAGATAACCAGATCGTGCTGAACATTTCTCCCGACGCGGTAGTGGAATTAAGTATTTCTAATGAATCAGTGTCATTTAACGGACGGTTTGGTGGTGTTGCAACAGACATTTTTGCGCCCGTTGCCGCGGTGGTAGGCATCTACGCGCGAGAAAACGGCCAGGGTATGGTGTTTGATCCAGAAGACAATCTCACGCCTCCCGACGATACCACTCCGACCCCGGATAAACCCGAGCGGCCCACTTTGAAGATCGTGAAATAG
- a CDS encoding glutathione S-transferase N-terminal domain-containing protein translates to MGVVTKRSSMTFFSDSTSHYSHRVRIVLAEKGVTVDLVDSDAAHPPAELADLNPYNSLPTLVDRDLVLYESKVMMEYLDERFPHPPLLPVYPVARAESRLYIHRIEKDWGHLVDTIQTTRSDNVVKKSVKELRESIMGIAPIFAEKPFFMSEEFTLVDCCIAPILWRLPALGVEMRASKQTKPLLAYMDNLFNRESFQESLTEQEREMRL, encoded by the coding sequence ATGGGTGTAGTGACAAAGCGGTCTTCGATGACTTTTTTTTCAGACAGTACCAGTCACTACAGCCACAGGGTGCGTATCGTCCTGGCGGAAAAAGGTGTCACCGTTGATCTGGTCGATTCCGATGCAGCGCACCCCCCGGCCGAACTGGCAGACCTGAACCCCTACAATAGCCTGCCGACCCTGGTGGACCGTGATCTGGTGTTGTACGAGTCCAAGGTGATGATGGAGTATCTCGACGAGCGTTTCCCGCACCCGCCGTTGTTGCCTGTTTATCCGGTGGCCCGCGCGGAGAGTCGTCTGTATATACACCGTATTGAAAAAGACTGGGGCCATCTGGTTGATACCATACAGACTACGCGCAGCGACAATGTGGTGAAGAAATCGGTCAAGGAGTTACGCGAGAGCATTATGGGTATAGCTCCTATTTTTGCCGAGAAGCCGTTCTTCATGAGTGAGGAATTCACGCTCGTGGATTGCTGTATCGCGCCGATATTGTGGCGCCTGCCCGCTCTCGGCGTCGAGATGCGAGCCAGCAAACAGACCAAGCCCCTGTTGGCCTATATGGATAACCTGTTCAACAGGGAATCTTTTCAGGAGAGTCTGACCGAACAGGAAAGAGAAATGCGCCTCTAA
- a CDS encoding ubiquinol-cytochrome c reductase, whose translation MIVRLLVALRDWVDARLPIVRAWNTHMGKYYAPKNFNFFYFFGVLALLVLVNQLLTGIWLTMSYNPSQEGAFASVEYIMRDVDFGWILRYMHSTGASAFFLVIYLHMFRALLYGSYKKPRELIWIFGMLIFVVLMAEAFVGYVLPWGQMSYWGAQVIISLFGAIPYVGEDIVTWIRGDYLISGITLNRFFALHVVALPIILLALVVLHLLALHEVGSNNPDGVEIKQTKDDEGVPLDGIAFHPYYTVHDLQAVGVFLFIFCGIIFFMPEMGGYFLEYANFEEANNLKTPEHIAPVWYFTPFYSVLRAVPDKFWGFIAFAASVAIPFILPWIDRSPVKSWRYRGPITKIMLTAFVSSFLILGVLGVWAPTEGRTMLARVCSIIYFGFFLLMPFWSAWDKTKPVPERVTMDGGIGFWGSMGALLLILALTVIPLKVVAAESAFKCGSMPCDEFTADASNKASLQSGAQMYMNYCMGCHSLKYQRYNRVADDLGIPQDLFMENLVFDPDTKFGALMENSMRTSDAKRWFGAVPPDLTLAARARQPQWLYTYLRTFYRDDSRPYGVNNRVFKDVGMPHVLLELQGLQECAPGPVLADNGGIKRDPVTGEDILENPCGNFQIAEPGTMTPDEFDGAIYDLVNFLAYSAEPMVADRHRIGIYTLLFIAFFTVFAWLLNREYWKDVH comes from the coding sequence ATGATTGTTAGATTGCTTGTTGCCTTGCGCGACTGGGTGGATGCCCGACTGCCGATTGTGCGAGCCTGGAACACGCATATGGGCAAGTACTACGCGCCTAAAAACTTCAATTTCTTTTACTTTTTTGGTGTCCTTGCGTTGCTGGTATTGGTGAACCAGCTGTTAACCGGTATCTGGCTCACGATGAGCTACAACCCGTCTCAGGAAGGCGCGTTTGCGTCGGTTGAGTACATTATGCGGGATGTGGATTTCGGTTGGATCCTGCGTTACATGCACTCTACCGGCGCCTCGGCGTTTTTCCTGGTCATCTACCTGCACATGTTTCGGGCGCTATTGTATGGGTCATATAAGAAGCCGCGCGAGTTAATCTGGATTTTCGGCATGTTGATTTTTGTCGTGCTGATGGCAGAAGCCTTTGTGGGATACGTGCTTCCCTGGGGTCAGATGTCGTACTGGGGCGCGCAGGTGATTATCTCTCTGTTCGGGGCAATTCCCTATGTCGGTGAGGACATCGTTACCTGGATCCGCGGCGACTACCTGATATCCGGTATCACGCTCAACCGCTTCTTTGCGCTGCACGTGGTAGCCCTGCCAATCATCTTGTTGGCACTGGTGGTATTGCATCTACTCGCACTGCACGAAGTCGGCTCAAACAACCCTGATGGTGTTGAGATTAAGCAGACCAAGGATGACGAGGGCGTGCCGTTAGATGGCATAGCTTTCCATCCCTACTATACGGTGCATGACCTGCAAGCCGTCGGGGTATTCCTGTTCATTTTTTGCGGTATCATTTTCTTCATGCCGGAGATGGGCGGATATTTTCTGGAGTACGCTAATTTTGAAGAAGCGAACAACCTCAAAACGCCGGAACATATCGCGCCTGTCTGGTATTTCACGCCATTCTACTCGGTGCTGCGCGCGGTACCGGACAAGTTTTGGGGGTTTATTGCTTTTGCCGCATCCGTTGCGATTCCCTTCATACTGCCGTGGATAGATCGCAGCCCGGTGAAGTCGTGGCGCTATCGTGGCCCGATCACCAAGATTATGCTGACGGCGTTTGTGTCTTCGTTCCTGATTCTTGGTGTGCTCGGGGTCTGGGCGCCCACTGAAGGACGCACCATGTTGGCGCGCGTTTGCTCCATCATCTATTTTGGGTTCTTCCTGCTAATGCCATTCTGGTCTGCTTGGGACAAGACCAAGCCGGTGCCCGAGCGTGTGACCATGGATGGTGGGATCGGGTTCTGGGGCAGCATGGGGGCTTTGCTGTTGATTCTCGCTCTGACCGTCATTCCGCTGAAGGTGGTTGCGGCAGAATCTGCGTTTAAGTGCGGTTCTATGCCCTGTGATGAGTTTACCGCTGATGCATCCAACAAGGCGTCTCTGCAAAGTGGCGCGCAGATGTACATGAACTACTGCATGGGGTGCCACTCGCTGAAATACCAGCGCTATAACCGGGTCGCAGACGATCTTGGCATTCCGCAGGATCTCTTTATGGAGAACCTGGTGTTCGATCCCGATACCAAGTTCGGTGCATTGATGGAAAACAGTATGCGGACCAGTGATGCGAAGAGATGGTTTGGCGCTGTTCCGCCCGATCTGACGCTGGCGGCGCGCGCTCGTCAGCCGCAGTGGTTGTACACGTACTTGCGCACTTTTTACCGTGATGACAGCCGTCCCTATGGTGTTAACAATAGGGTATTCAAGGATGTCGGCATGCCCCATGTCCTGCTGGAATTGCAGGGCCTGCAGGAATGCGCGCCTGGTCCTGTACTCGCTGACAATGGCGGCATAAAACGAGACCCGGTAACCGGTGAGGATATTCTCGAGAATCCATGCGGTAATTTCCAGATTGCTGAACCGGGTACTATGACGCCCGATGAGTTCGATGGGGCGATCTACGATCTGGTAAACTTTCTGGCGTATTCGGCGGAGCCAATGGTGGCAGATCGGCATCGCATCGGCATCTACACTCTGCTGTTCATTGCTTTTTTCACGGTATTCGCCTGGTTGCTGAATCGCGAGTACTGGAAGGACGTGCACTAG
- the petA gene encoding ubiquinol-cytochrome c reductase iron-sulfur subunit yields the protein MSSDSADGSVNRTRRTFLTAATSVVGVAGAVGVMTPFVGSWNPSAKAKAAGAPVKVDIGKLEPGQMVVEEWRGKPVYILHRTEAQLAELPLLNSSLKDPDSTIEGSQPPYIKGVDRSIRPEIFVVIGLCTHLGCAPKFRPEVGVTEFNSDWGGGFFCPCHGSMFDLSGRVFAGTSPASQNLVVPPYSYEDKNVVVIGVGEEVA from the coding sequence ATGAGTAGCGATAGCGCTGACGGCAGCGTCAACCGGACGAGGCGAACATTCCTTACTGCTGCGACCAGTGTGGTGGGCGTTGCCGGTGCCGTGGGCGTCATGACGCCGTTTGTTGGCTCCTGGAACCCGTCGGCCAAGGCAAAAGCCGCAGGCGCTCCGGTCAAGGTGGATATCGGCAAGCTTGAGCCGGGCCAGATGGTCGTTGAGGAGTGGCGCGGCAAGCCGGTCTACATATTGCACCGCACCGAGGCGCAACTGGCTGAACTGCCTCTGTTGAACAGCAGTCTCAAAGATCCGGATTCAACCATTGAGGGCTCTCAGCCCCCCTACATCAAGGGCGTAGACCGCTCGATCCGCCCCGAGATATTTGTCGTCATCGGATTGTGTACCCATCTCGGGTGCGCTCCGAAGTTTCGACCCGAAGTAGGTGTGACCGAATTTAATAGCGATTGGGGTGGCGGCTTTTTTTGCCCCTGCCACGGTTCGATGTTTGATCTTTCCGGCCGCGTATTTGCAGGCACCAGCCCGGCCTCGCAGAATCTGGTTGTGCCGCCTTATTCCTATGAAGATAAAAACGTGGTGGTGATTGGCGTTGGTGAGGAGGTAGCGTAA
- the rpsI gene encoding 30S ribosomal protein S9: MSASEYYGTGRRKTSTARVFMRNGAGDITVNKRPLDQYFGREVARMIVRQPLELVELAGKFDINVTVAGGGSFGQAGAIRHGITRALMEYDESLRGTLRSSGYVTRDAREVERKKVGLRKARKRPQYSKR; the protein is encoded by the coding sequence ATGTCAGCTAGCGAATATTATGGAACCGGCCGTCGTAAAACCTCCACCGCGCGGGTATTCATGCGCAACGGGGCGGGTGATATCACGGTGAATAAGCGACCTCTGGATCAGTATTTTGGCCGAGAGGTGGCGCGTATGATCGTGCGTCAGCCACTCGAACTGGTTGAGTTGGCTGGAAAATTTGACATCAATGTCACTGTCGCCGGCGGTGGCAGCTTCGGGCAGGCGGGCGCTATTCGCCACGGCATCACCCGGGCATTGATGGAATATGATGAGTCCCTGCGCGGTACCCTGCGCAGCTCCGGTTATGTCACCCGGGATGCCCGCGAGGTAGAGCGTAAAAAAGTCGGTCTGCGCAAGGCTCGCAAGCGTCCCCAGTACTCCAAGCGCTAG
- the rplM gene encoding 50S ribosomal protein L13 translates to MKTYSAKAEEVARDWYVVDAADMTLGRLASAIAHRLRGKHKAEYTPHVDTGDYIVVVNAEKVKVTGAKTTDKMYHHHTGYPGGLKSISFEKLIDKAPERVIQGAVKGMLPRNPLGRAMFKKLKVYAGSEHPHAAQQPQALNI, encoded by the coding sequence ATGAAAACTTACAGCGCCAAAGCGGAAGAAGTGGCCCGCGACTGGTACGTGGTGGATGCCGCCGACATGACCTTGGGGCGGCTGGCGAGTGCCATCGCTCACCGGCTGCGCGGCAAGCACAAGGCGGAGTACACTCCCCACGTGGACACAGGCGATTACATCGTTGTGGTGAATGCTGAGAAAGTGAAGGTGACCGGCGCTAAAACCACCGATAAGATGTATCACCACCACACCGGCTATCCTGGTGGCCTGAAGTCTATTTCTTTCGAAAAATTGATCGACAAGGCCCCTGAACGCGTTATCCAAGGGGCAGTGAAGGGCATGTTGCCGCGTAACCCGCTGGGTCGCGCCATGTTCAAGAAGTTGAAGGTTTACGCCGGGAGCGAGCATCCGCACGCCGCCCAGCAGCCACAAGCATTGAATATCTAA